TTTAAGCCCCACCTAACCTCCCCAAAGGGGAGGAACTCACACGGGTTTCCCCTCCTTTGGAGGGGTTAGGGGAGGAAAATAATTAAAAACAACAACCAATAACCAATAACTATAGTATGAAAATAGCTATTATAGGAACAGGAAATTTAGGAAGCTCAATTGCGAAAGGGCTGATAAAAAATAAAACGTTTACGTCTTTATACTTAAGTGATAAGAATACGGCGGCTGTAAATAGTTTTAATGTGGTGGATAATGTTACTGTTACCAGTGATAATATGTTGGCTGTAGAACAATCGGATATGGTGATATTTGCTTTGCAACCAAAACATATCAATGCGGTGTTAGAAAGTGTTGCTTCTAAGATTACCGCTAACCATGTGGTTATTTCGGTAGCTGCAGGTGTTGATATTGCTAGAATTGAAGGTATTCTAGGGAAAGATAAAAACATCATTCGTGTGATGCCAAATACGGCTATTTCCATTGGTAAATCCATGACTTGTATTGCAGCCAATGACAAAGCGCAAGATAAAGTGGCCTTAGCTCAAAATATATTTAACCAATTAGGAACCACTATGGTAATTCCTGAAGATTTGGTACAAGCCGCAACCGTTATTTGTGCTAGTGGTATCGCATTTTGGATGCGCCTTGTGCGTGCGACAACACAAGGTGCCATACAATTAGGTTTTGAAGCAGAACAGGCACACGAATTAGCTACACAAACGTGTTTTGGAGCCGCAAGTTTGTTACTGGAATCAGGGAGGCATCCGGAGCAGGAAATAGACCGCGTTACAACCCCAAGTGGTTGTACTATTGAAGGTTTAAATGCCATGGAGCACCAAGGACTAAGTTCCGCTTTAATACAAGGTATTGTGGCTTCGTTTGAAAAAATTAATCAAATTAAAAAGAATTAAAATGCCATTATTTGACGTTTATCCATTATATAATGTCACTCCAGTATCTGGAAAGGATATGCACGTTTACGACGATGCAGGAGTTGAATATTTAGACCTTTACGGAGGTCATGCCGTGATTTCTATAGGGCACTCGCATCCCAATTATGTAGAAGCTGTTACCAATCAAGTTTCTAAATTGGGGTTTTATTCCAATGCGATTCAAAATCCGTTACAGGTTGAATTAGCTGATAAAATTGAAAAATTATCAGGTTGTAAAGGTTACGAATTGTTTTTGTGCAATTCGGGTGCTGAAGCCAATGAAAATGCTTTAAAGTTAGCCTCGTTTAAAACAGGGAAAGCACGAGTTATCGCTTTTAATAATGGGTTTCATGGGCGTACATCGGCAGCGGTGGCAGCAACCGATAATAAAAACATTGTAGCACCAATCAATGCACAACAACAAGTCACTTTTTTGGCTTTGAATGATATTGATGGCGTTAAAAGGGAATTAGAAAAAGGCGATGTTTGTGCGGTTATTGTAGAATTTATTCAAGGTGTTGGTGGGTTGGATCAAGGAACTGCCACATTTTTTGAGGAAGTGGATGCGCTTTGTAAAGCAAACAATACCTATTTTATTGCTGATGAGGTACAATCGGGTTACGGACGTTCGGGGAAATTCTTTGCGTTTCAATATTACAACGTAACACCGGAAATTATTTCAATTGCTAAAGGTATGGGGAATGGTTTTCCGATAGGAGGCATTTTAATACATCCAAGTATTGAAGCAAAACACGGCATGTTGGGCACCACATTTGGCGGAAATCATTTAGCCTGTGCGGCAGGGTTAGCGGTTTTAAATACGATTGAAGACGAGAAATTGATAGATAATGTCAATGACATTTCAGCGTATTTTATTAGTATTGCTAAAACAATTCCGCAGATAAAAAATATTAAAGGAAAAGGATTAATGATTGGATTGGAATTCGACTTTGAAGTTGGAGAGCTAAGGAAAAAGCTTATTTATGAGCACCATATTTTCACTGGTGGCGCTTCAAACAAAAAGTTAATTAGAATTTTACCGCCATTAACCATTAAAAAAGCACATGTAAATCAATTTTTTGAAGCACTTAAGAAAACTCTAGAGCCAATAGAAGTTGAAAAATAGAAATTAAGTCCCAAAGACTCAGAGTTGCAAAGCTTCAAAGACTCAAAGCTTAGAAACTTTGTAACTTTGCAGCTTTGAAGCTTAGTAACTCAAAAAAACAAAAAAAATGAATACTTTATTAAACATAGAAACAAGAAACGACGTATTACTTAAAATGGCAGCACTTTTAGATTCTGAAAGAGCCGCTATCATTAAGATTAACAAAGCCGATTTAGATGCTTATGATGGTGCCGATATTTCTATGTACGACCGTTTAAAAGTAGATGATTCCAAAGTAGATGAAATGATTGCTTCGGTAACACATTTAGCAGCACAAAGAGATCCTGTAGGTATTGAACGCTTTAGTTTTAAGCACGACAATGGGATGCA
This genomic window from Mariniflexile sp. TRM1-10 contains:
- the proC gene encoding pyrroline-5-carboxylate reductase, producing MKIAIIGTGNLGSSIAKGLIKNKTFTSLYLSDKNTAAVNSFNVVDNVTVTSDNMLAVEQSDMVIFALQPKHINAVLESVASKITANHVVISVAAGVDIARIEGILGKDKNIIRVMPNTAISIGKSMTCIAANDKAQDKVALAQNIFNQLGTTMVIPEDLVQAATVICASGIAFWMRLVRATTQGAIQLGFEAEQAHELATQTCFGAASLLLESGRHPEQEIDRVTTPSGCTIEGLNAMEHQGLSSALIQGIVASFEKINQIKKN
- a CDS encoding aspartate aminotransferase family protein — protein: MPLFDVYPLYNVTPVSGKDMHVYDDAGVEYLDLYGGHAVISIGHSHPNYVEAVTNQVSKLGFYSNAIQNPLQVELADKIEKLSGCKGYELFLCNSGAEANENALKLASFKTGKARVIAFNNGFHGRTSAAVAATDNKNIVAPINAQQQVTFLALNDIDGVKRELEKGDVCAVIVEFIQGVGGLDQGTATFFEEVDALCKANNTYFIADEVQSGYGRSGKFFAFQYYNVTPEIISIAKGMGNGFPIGGILIHPSIEAKHGMLGTTFGGNHLACAAGLAVLNTIEDEKLIDNVNDISAYFISIAKTIPQIKNIKGKGLMIGLEFDFEVGELRKKLIYEHHIFTGGASNKKLIRILPPLTIKKAHVNQFFEALKKTLEPIEVEK